From one Larimichthys crocea isolate SSNF chromosome XVIII, L_crocea_2.0, whole genome shotgun sequence genomic stretch:
- the klhl41a gene encoding kelch-like protein 41a, whose protein sequence is MDRQSLREDLRLFQTTLLQDGLKELLNENKLIDCVLKVEDRGIPCHRLILAACSPYFRELFFSEDGKEVDKKEVVLDDLDPTVMEAIVNYMYSAEIDINVNNVQDILTIANRFQIPSVFTVCVNFLQKQLSKKNCIAIYRLGLMLNCARLAIAARDYIADRFDTLAKDPDFLELAHPELFAIIGADALNVEKEEVVFETLMKWIRKDKEKRLKSLEEAFDCIRFRLLPEKYFKEKVEKDDLLKSNPELLKKIKVIKEAFAGKLPERKKDEEGEEEKLPGYLNDNRRYGMYAKDMVLMINDTSAVAYDVQENECFLAAMAEQIPRNHVSLISKKNNLYVLGGLFADEEDKENPLQCYLYQLDSLTAQWIALPPMPSPRCLFAIGEFENLLFAVAGKDLESNESHDTVLCYDTEKMKWTEAKKFPLKIHGHCVVSENGLVYCIGGKTDDNKTTNKMFAYNHKKSEWKEVASMKTPRSMFGAVIHNGKIVVAGGVNEDGITGTCEAYDFGTNKWSPFTEFPQERSSVNLVSSGGFLYAVGGFALVENEDKECAPSEVVDIWQYEEDKKQWTGMIREMRYAAGASCVSMRLNAARMPKL, encoded by the exons AAAGAGCTTCTGAATGAGAACAAGTTGATTGATTGCGTCCTAAAAGTTGAAGACAGAGGCATCCCATGTCATCGGCTCATTCTGGCAGCTTGTAGTCCTTATTTCCGGGAGCTGTTCTTCTCTGAAGATGGCAAGGAAGTGGACAAAAAGGAGGTCGTTCTGGATGACCTGGATCCCACTGTTATGGAGGCCATTGTGAATTACATGTACTCAGCAGAGATTGATATCAATGTAAACAATGTGCAGGATATTTTGACCATTGCCAATCGCTTCCAGATCCCTTCAGTGTTCACAGTTTGTGTGAATTTTCTCCAGAAGCAGCTGTCAAAGAAAAACTGCATTGCCATCTACAGGCTTGGACTGATGCTGAACTGTGCCAGATTGGCAATTGCAGCTCGAGATTACATCGCAGATCGGTTTGATACCTTAGCCAAGGATCCGGACTTCTTAGAGCTTGCTCATCCTGAACTGTTTGCCATTATTGGAGCTGATGCGTTGAATGTAGAAAAAGAGGAGGTAGTGTTCGAGACCCTGATGAAGTGGAtcaggaaagacaaagagaagcgCTTGAAATCCTTAGAAGAGGCCTTCGACTGCATTCGTTTCCGTTTACTCCCAGAAAAGTACTTCAaggagaaggtggagaaggATGACCTCCTTAAGAGTAACCCTGAGCTTctcaaaaaaatcaaagtgatAAAGGAAGCCTTTGCAGGGAAGCTTCCCGAGAGGAAAAAGgacgaggaaggagaggaggagaagttaCCCGGCTACCTGAACGATAACCGCAGATACGGCATGTATGCCAAAGACATGGTTCTGATGATCAATGACACTTCTGCTGTGGCCTATGACGTCCAGGAGAACGAGTGTTTTCTTGCCGCGATGGCAGAGCAGATCCCCCGAAACCACGTCAGCCTGATATCAAAGAAGAACAATCTGTATGTGTTGGGGGGACTGTTTGCAGAtgaagaggacaaagaaaaCCCTCTGCAGTGTTACCTCTACCAG TTGGACAGTCTCACTGCTCAGTGGATCGCTCTGCCACCCATGCCCTCCCCAAGATGTTTGTTCGCGATAGGGGAATTTGAAAATCTCCTCTTTGCTGTAGCGGGAAAAGATTTAGAGTCCAATGAGTCTCATGACACTGTTCTGTGCTATGACACAGA AAAAATGAAGTGGACTGAAGCAAAAAAGTTCCCCTTGAAAATCCATGGCCACTGTGTGGTCTCCGAGAACGGGCTGGTGTATTGTATCGGAGGCAAAACAGATGACAA TAAAACAACCAATAAAATGTTTGCGTACAACCACAAGAAGTCAGAGTGGAAGGAGGTGGCCTCCATGAAGACACCCAGATCCATGTTCGGTGCAGTTATCCACAACGGGAAGATTGTTGTTGCTGGGGGAGTCAATGAAGACGGCATCACGGGTACATGTGAAGCCTACGACTTTGGAACCAACAA GTGGTCACCCTTCACAGAGTTTCCCCAGGAGAGGAGCTCAGTCAACCTGGTCAGCTCTGGAGGGTTCTTGTACGCCGTAGGAGGCTTCGCCTTGGTGGAGAACGAGGACAAAGAGTGTGCACCCAGTGAAGTCGTTGACATTTGGCA GTATGAAGAGGACAAAAAACAGTGGACCGGCATGATTAGAGAGATGCGATATGCTGCTGGAGCTTCATGTGTGTCCATGCGTCTGAATGCAGCCAGGATGCCCAAACTGTAA
- the fastkd1 gene encoding FAST kinase domain-containing protein 1, mitochondrial, giving the protein MFRLRCVNSFTFLRRFLHGGPVNRDHVLEQLRVCSAEDEVFDVVGKNKTKLTVSHVSHAVEMLWQFQKEKPQILRTVELVRSHPQFLTLRVLAENKIAVMEDFMLADILYSILRLNIDPHDSLVQQLISEAWLRLDRFPMSSLSKFAICLSDQGLQHSPLMGNIANIVAQRLSSIDDIRILTTLMISISSLLSPRLRDALIDRADHLLDTMDASNYNSPRRVVQFLRNIKHSNRPLLEKCNKVLLCNIPSLDAENISIIMGLYQSLQFNDCDFRLAVKQRLIELLDTSTDAFSFTKLFVALAPMATEEIRERLENTALLVADELSAHQALAVCEALEEIKSRNLKLLNRVASVIQRNLDVYRPVEVARITQTLFFLHYQNPELFNKLRNTLVNFLQRSFLPYEVIMLARVLSMLPSPRLYDIMISRANAVVSQCSLNDLNTLSFAIAKWVRSDPSYRHNTPSKYVRLLQNLNRCGQERLRTADRLDLVLEELKYMSGEWFEEMLVEETMATLQRMIDQINWTNMTELALFLTKINHLCPPLMDRIASVAIKDIDKLHYTATYATLLPFSTLNYDTPQADELYDVCIRHVTPRLSSFDPHLLVLMAYSLAVADCFPEVIIKEIFSIDFLGRLDSQLETIPDGLNLRTRQRLMELNRAVCLQCPEFQVPWFHERHCRKLQKKRYVVVSPAQQQIHKMLSEVLGGINRVQVAVVTPYFYTVEFECVLDKHLQSLPYSDTNTLQMSDRGKVLWTMSPEENIRDEIPPGAQRVAVDFLDSKTFCKNTHHIKGEALMRKRHLEILGYRVVQIPHFEWNSMELSTQDAWKEYLKKKIFKELSP; this is encoded by the exons ATGTTTCGCCTCCGGTGTGTGAATTCCTTCACCTTCCTCCGGAGGTTCCTTCACGGGGGGCCGGTGAACCGAGACCACGTTCTGGAGCAGCTGCGGGTTTGCTCTGCTGAAGACGAGGTGTTTGACGTGGTGGGCAAGAACAAGACCAAGCTCACCGTGAGCCATGTCAGCCATGCTGTGGAGATGCTGTGGCAGTTTCAGAAAGAGAAACCACAAATACTCAGGACCGTGGAGCTCGTCAGGAGCCACCCGCAGTTCCTGACTCTCCGGGTTTTGGCGGAGAACAAAATAGCTGTTATGGAGGATTTTATGTTGGCCGACATACTTTACAGCATCCTCAG GCTGAATATTGATCCACATGACTCTCTGGTTCAGCAGCTGATTTCAGAAGCATGGCTCAGACTAGACCG ATTTCCAATGTCATCTTTATCCAAGTTTGCCATCTGTCTAAGTGATCAGGGCCTTCAGCACAGTCCTCTAATGGGCAACATCGCCAATATTGTGGCTCAGAGGTTGTCGTCTATTGATGATATCAG GATTCTAACTACGCTGATGATTAGCATATCGTCCTTGTTGTCTCCCCGGCTTCGTGATGCCCTCATTGACAGGGCAGACCATCTCCTGGACACCATGGATGCCTCCAACTACAACAGCCCACGGAGGGTGGTGCAGTTCCTGCGCAACATCAAGCACAGCAACAGGCCTCTGCTGGAGAAGTGCAACAAGGTCCTCCTGTGTAATATTCCCAGTCTGGATGCAGAAAATATAAGCATCATCATGGGGCTGTATCAGTCCCTGCAGTTCAACGACTGCGACTTCAGGCTGGCGGTCAAACAGAGACTAATAGAACTGCTTGATACAAGCACAGATGCTTTCTCATTCACCAAACTGTTTGTCGCTCTGGCTCCGATGGCCACTGAGGAGATCAGAGAAAG GTTGGAGAACACGGCCCTCCTGGTGGCAGATGAGCTCAGTGCACATCAGGCTCTAGCTGTATGTGAAGCTCTAGAAGAGATTAAGAGCAGGAATCTTAAGTtactgaacag AGTTGCATCAGTAATCCAGAGGAACCTCGACGTCTACAGGCCAGTGGAGGTGGCCAGAATCAcccaaactctttttttcttgcattaCCAGAACCCCGAACTCTTCAATAAACTAAGAAACACTCTGGTCAA CTTTTTGCAGCGCAGCTTCTTACCCTATGAAGTCATCATGTTGGCCCGTGTTCTGTCCATGCTGCCCTCCCCACGGCTCTATGACATCATGATCTCACGGGCGAACGCAGTGGTTAGCCAGTGTTCCCTCAACGACCTCAACACCCTTTCGTTTGCCATCGCCAAGTGGGTGCGCAGTGACCCTTCCTACCGCCACAACACTCCCAGTAAGTACGTCCGCCTGCTGCAGAACCTGAACCGCTGCGGGCAAGAGAGGCTGCGAACGGCTGACCGGCTGGACTTGGTGCTGGAGGAGCTCAAGTACATGTCGGGAGAGTGGTTTGAGGAAATGCTGGTCGAAGAGACGATGGCCACGCTACAGAGGATGATAGACCAAATCAATTGGACCAATATGACTGAGTTGGCTCTCTTCTTAACCAAGATAAATCACCTCTGCCCTCCACTGATGGACCGTATCGCCAGTGTGGCCATTAAAGACATTGACAAG cTTCACTACACGGCAACATATGCCACCCTGTTGCCCTTCTCCACCCTGAATTACGATACTCCACAAGCAGATGAGTTGTATGACGTTTGTATTCGGCACGTCACTCCACGTCTCA gCTCCTTTGACCCACATCTGTTGGTTCTCATGGCATACTCTTTGGCTGTGGCTGACTGTTTCCCTGAGGTGATAATCAAAGAAATCTTCAGCATAGACTTCCTGGGAAGGCTGGATTCCCAACTAGAAA CCATACCTGATGGCCTCAACTTGCGGACCAGACAGCGCCTCATGGAGCTCAATCGCGCCGTGTGTCTCCAGTGTCCTGAGTTTCAGGTGCCGTGGTTTCATGAGCGCCACTGCCGGAAGTTGCAAAAGAAAA GGTATGTCGTCGTCAGTCCTGCGCAACAGCAAATCCACAAAATGCTGAGTGAAGTTCTTGGTGGCATTAACCGTGTTCAAGTAGCGGTTGTCACTCCATATTTTTACACCGTTG AGTTTGAATGTGTGCTGGACAAACACCTGCAGTCGTTGCCCTACAGCGACACCAACACACTGCAGATGTCAGACAGAGGAAAGGTTCTTTGGACGATGAGCCCAGAGGAAAACATCAGAGATGAGATTCCACCTGGAGCTCAGCG AGTTGCTGTGGACTTTCTTGATTCAAAGACCTTCTGCAAGAATACTCACCACATAAAAGGTGAAGCCCTGATGAGAAAAAGACACCTTGAAATCCTGGGATACCGTGTGGTTCAG atcCCTCACTTTGAATGGAACTCTATGGAGCTCTCGACACAGGACGCCTGGAAGGAATacctgaagaagaaaatatttaaagagcTCTCTCCTTGA
- the ppig gene encoding peptidyl-prolyl cis-trans isomerase G: MGIKVQRTRCFLDIGISNVLVGRVVVELFSDICPKTCENFRCLCTGEKGIGKGTQKPLHYKGCLFHRVVKDFMIQGGDFSEGNGRGGESIYGGFFEDESFAVKHNKEYLLSMANRGKDTNGSQFFITTKPSPHLDGVHVVFGHVISGQEVVQTMENQKTDPNSRPYADVKVLNCGELIPKSKAKKDEKKRERASSSSSSSSSDSESSSDSSSDSEESEKESKKKKKKVKKLKKKQKKKDKKRSEAESAEEKEQEELVTSTVRPEEIPPIPENRFLMRRSPQVVQKSKEEPEKDQRNKEERPRESTGATYNSQSAYHRRLVMTRSGRKIKGRGPRRYRTPSRSRSRSRDRFRRSETPPHWRQEMHRQRMRAVTGERWIKGDRGDMNEAKEDSAKAPRRERRASNTKHEHAAEGKKDNKTRSHRSKSKEEDTVEKDEKPSKHKAKKRDKSQSRSKSREKSRRSKSREKGHKHKSDDRRGRSRSKDRNASKKEKEPESDQSKDRNKGHESDKKHREDTKGRNGERTRTKSKSKERTTSKDRHRSSSRSRDKGRRAASKDKEERRDKDRERARERSRSQERRHNSDRDNRKRGASRDKEHRTRSPDRNKPRDSHRSRRSRSKSNKRDHSKDRSSHRRDKDREAANQRRRRSSSSSSSSSSSESDRDAKRKSQKSPDPKRSRAKSTSKSKDRRSPAKARPDSTKGKDRSDSKRNKSSSSSSSDSD; the protein is encoded by the exons ATGGGGATCAAGGTTCAGCGCACTCGGTGCTTCCTCGACATTGGGATCAGTAATGTGCTCG TCGGCAGAGTTGTGGTGGAGCTGTTCTCAGACATCTGTCccaaaacatgtgaaaacttCAGATGCCTCTGCACAG GCGAGAAAGGCATTGGCAAAGGTACTCAGAAACCTCTGCACTACAAAGGATGTCTGTTCCATCGAGTTGTAAAAGACTTCATGATTCAAGGAGGAGACTTCAGTGAAG GCAACGGAAGAGGAGGTGAATCCATCTATGGAGGCTTCTTTGAAG ATGAAAGCTTTGCTGTCAAACACAACAAGGAGTACCTGCTGTCTATGGCCAACAGGGGCAAAGATACAAACGGATCACAGTTTTTCAT AACGACAAAACCCTCACCACATCTGGATGG TGTCCATGTGGTTTTTGGTCATGTAATCTCTGGCCAAGAGGTTGTTCAAACCATGGAGAACCAGAAAACCGATCCTAATAGCAGGCCATATGCTGACGTGAAGGTTCTGAACTGTGGAGAGCTCATCCCTAAATCTAAAG CAAAGAAAGAcgaaaaaaagagagagcgagccTCCTCCAGCTCGAGCAGTAGCTCCAGCGACTCTGAGAGCTCCTCAGATTCCTCCTCCGACTCTGAAGAATCCGAGAAAGaatccaagaagaagaaaaagaaggtgaagaagctcaaaaagaagcagaagaagaaggacaagaaAAG GTCAGAGGCTGAAAGCGCTGAAGAGAAGGAACAAGAAGAGTTGGTTACATCTACTGTACGTCCTGAAGAAATTCCACCCATCCCGGAGAATCGGTTCCTCATGAGGAGGAGCCCCCAGGTGGTCCAGAAGTCAAAGGAGGAGCCTGAAAAGGATCAACgaaataaagaggaaaggcCAAGAGAGAG tACTGGCGCAACATATAATTCTCAGTCAGCGTATCACAGAAGACTGGTGATGACACGATCCGGGAGGAAGATAAAAGGCAGAGGTCCAAGG CGGTATCGGACTCCGTCACGCTCTCGATCACGGTCCAGAGATCGTTTCCGGCGCAGTGAAACACCTCCGCACTGGCGCCAAGAGATGCACCGTCAGAGGATGAGGGCGGTCACTGGAGAGCGCTGGATTAAGGGTGACAG AGGTGACATGAACGAGGCCAAGGAAGATTCTGCTAAAGCGCCAAGAAGAGAGAGGCGGGCCTCCAACACGAAGCACGAACACGCAGCTGAGGgtaaaaaagacaacaaaactcGGTCGCATAGATCCAAAAGCAAAGAAGAGGATACTGTTGAGAAGGATGAGAAGCCAAGCAAACACAAGGCAAAGAAAAGGGATAAATCTCAGAGCCGCAgcaaaagcagagaaaagagtAGGAGGtcaaaaagcagagagaagggTCACAAGCACAAGAGTGATGACAGAAGAGGTCGCTCAAGGAGCAAAGACCGAAATGCtagtaagaaagaaaaggagcCAGAGTCTGATCAGAGTAAAGATAGAAATAAGGGCCATGAGTCTGATAAAAAACATAGAGAGGACACCAAAGGACGGAACGGTGAGAGAACTAGGACGAAGTCAAAAAGCAAGGAAAGAACGACGTCAAAAGACAGGCACAGATCTAGTAGCCGGAGCAGGGATAAGGGCAGACGTGCAGCATCAAAAGATAAAGAGGAAAGGcgagataaagacagagagagggcgAGGGAACGCAGCAGGAGTCAGGAAAGACGACACAACAGTGACAGGGATAATAGGAAGCGAGGAGCATCCAGGGATAAAGAACATCGAACAAGAAGCCCAGACAGAAACAAGCCTAGAGACTCTCACAGAAGCAGGCGCTCCAGAAGCAAGAGTAATAAGAGAGACCACAGTAAAGATCGGTCATCTCATAGAagggacaaagacagagaagctGCCAATCAAAGGAGAAGacgtagcagcagcagcagcagctcctccagctcctctgagAGTGATAGAGACGCGAAAAGGAAGAGTCAAAAGAGCCCAGATCCCAAACGGAGCAGAGCGAAAAGTACCTCCAAATCCAAAGACAGAAGAAGTCCGGCCAAAGCAAGACCAGATAGTACAAAAGGCAAAGACAGAAGTGACAGCAAGAGGAATAAATCGAGCTCTAGCTCAAGCTCTGACAGCGACTGA
- the cfap210 gene encoding coiled-coil domain-containing protein 173, which yields MASVVQYGRRRGSSKRASSAEEVSSMIQPPDLRQVTVLTKAEWLRIQDSLNHVDKEKQSLREATKQREALYSKSQEVVKQWSNTIAGQAQKQLDAKKIRDEIAEEKRKVVDKEEAEYQERKRKEAIEKAKTQLYYQTDRVKGFHRALLLTEVLKERDAQIELKQRIKNSYKDVDKDITDMMKTKEDEALRQEQEKALQKKLERHAVAEDLKHRIKENLLVREQEAMENKKDGEEIQRLKEQYQWEQRMEEEKQARQKKDLMQAHLEHLTNRDLIRATDTQKQEAEEEKRKVFLTAKQKMIKLRKDREAELFREAQMRREKIKDKLTVVQQEKIDDEEQRIAKAVAERDAKEAEQLWKEEEEKAAMLKSIIAHRELLRQEKEQKDKMAKQNNQETLQAKKEADKTFREKQKLKAQKNKEDGRKLQDFNARQMAGKLARLQQLRRDDEDFEEKSAQLMVEEAKQFQLYSQQVISAAAEAQRNVFPLCKAAREGIGGGVSPISIGVMPRYLVQDSTGVQMPNYVSGTTQNIKKLNEAVDIEEAKKRLGFSW from the exons ATGGCATCGGTGGTTCAGTACGGCCGAAGAAGAGGCTCCAGTAAGAGAG CATCTTCAGCTGAGGAAGTCAGTTCGATGATCCAGCCACCAGACCTCCGACAAGTCACTGTCTTAACCAAGGCCGAATGGCTGAGGATTCAAGATTCACTGAACCATGTCgacaaagagaagcaaagtCTAAGAGAGGCGacgaaacagagagaggcactGTATTCGAAATCACAAGAGGTGGTGAAGCAGTGGTCCAATACTATCGCT GGTCAAGCCCAAAAGCAGCTAGATGCAAAGAAGATTCGGGATGAGATTgctgaggagaaaaggaaagtggTTGATAAAGAAGAGGCTGAATATCAGGAGCGGAAGCGGAAAGAGGCCATCGAAAAAGCCAAGACACAGCTGTATTATCAAACCGACCGCGTTAAAGGCTTTCAT CGTGCGCTCTTGCTGACAGAGGTGCTGAAGGAGAGGGATGCTCAGATTGAGCTGAAGCAAAGAATCAAGAATTCCTATAAAGATGTGGACAAAGACATCACTGATATGatgaagaccaaagaggacgaAGCCTTGAGACAGGAGCAAGAGAAAGCACTTCAGAAAAAGCTCGAGAGACATGCTGTCGCAGAGGACCTGAAACATCG GATTAAGGAAAATTTGCTGGTGAGGGAGCAGGAGGCGATGGAGAACaagaaggatggagaggagatCCAACGTCTTAAAGAGCAGTACCAATGGGAGCAAAgaatggaggaagaaaaacaagcaaggCAGAAGAAAGACCTCATGCAAGCTCACCTG GAACATCTCACCAATAGGGACCTCATAAGAGCGACAGATACACAAAAACAGGAGGCcgaagaggagaaaaggaaggtTTTTCTCACCGCGAAACAAAAAATGATAAAGTTAcgcaaagacagagaggcagaattGTTTAG AGAGGCCCAGATGCGCAGGGAGAAGATCAAGGACAAACTCACAGTCGTGCAGCAGGAGAAAATTGACGACGAGGAGCAGAGGATCGCAAAGGCCGTCGCCGAACGGGACGCAAAAGAGGCAGAACAGctgtggaaggaggaggaggagaaggccGCGATGTTGAAGTCGATCATCGCACACAGAGAGCTCCTG AGACAAGAAAAGGAGCAGAAGGACAAAATGGCAAAACAGAACAACCAAGAAACGCTCCAGGCCAAGAAAGAAGCCGACAAAACCTTTCGTGAGAAGCAAAAACTGAAAGCTCAGAAGAACAAAGAGGATGGAAGAAAACTACAAGACTTCAACGCCAGACAAATG GCTGGAAAACTTGCCCGACTCCAGCAGCTGAGGAGGGACGACGAGGACTTTGAAGAGAAAAGTGCACAGCTCATGGTCGAGGAGGCAAAACAGTTTCAGCTGTATTCACAGCAAGTCATCAGCGCGGCTGCCGAGGCTCAGCGAAACGTGTTTCCACTTTGCAAAGCTGCGAGGGAGGGGATCGGTGGAGGCGTCAGTCCCATTTCCATTGGAGTCATGCCCAGATACCTTGTTCAGGACTCCACTGGTGTTCAAATGCCCAATTATGTGTCTGGTACCACCCAGAACATTAAAAAGCTTAACGAGGCTGTAGATATTGAAGAAGCAAAGAAGAGGCTCGGGTTTTCATGGTGA
- the phgdh gene encoding D-3-phosphoglycerate dehydrogenase produces MAPISIQTVLISESVDPRCKAILEENGIRVTEKQNMKKDELMAEIKNYDGLVVRSATKVTADIINAADNLKIIGRAGTGVDNVDVDAATKKGIIVMNTPSGNTISAAELTCALLMSLSRNVPQAAMSMKQGNWDRKKFMGAELYGKVLGIVGLGRIGKEVASRMQSFGMKTIGYDPITPPEVTASWGVEQMSLEQLWPQCDYITVHTPLMPSTVGLLSDETFARCKKGVKVVNCARGGIIDEEALLRALESGQCGGAGLDVFVEEPPKNRALVDHPNVISCPHLGASTKEAQARCGEDIALQIVDMVQGKKLVGAVNAQVLASTFSQESHQLIKLGEAVGAVLQSCSASNKPCSQVEITTLGDCMKSSTGYMTSSVLVGLLNHGSGCCPNLVNVLSLAKESGITVNHTHCKSDGAASGVCKVEIVASGTSYKASGSVQGGVPVLLGLSDSVFRQPVSLTGNLLFIKASANPQLLSSVAGLLATEGVEIESFSAPADRSGDLWYCVGVSSLLRDLSALQSLVKEAAQLAI; encoded by the exons ATGGCCCCTATCTCCATCCAGACTGTGCTCATCAGTGAAAGTGTTGACCCCCGCTGCAAGGCGATCCTGGAGGAGAATGGCATCCGAGTCACGGAGAAGCAGAACATGAAGAAAGATGAATTAATGGCGGAGATTAAG AACTATGACGGGCTCGTGGTTAGATCTGCAACGAAGGTAACAGCTGATATTATCAATGCTGCTGACAATCTCAAAATTATCGGGAGAGCTGGGACTGGTGTGGACAACGTGGACGTTGATGCCGCCACCAAAAAGGGTATTATTGTCATGAA cACGCCAAGCGGTAACACAATCAGTGCCGCTGAGCTGACATGTGCCTTGCTGATGAGCCTCTCAAG aaatgTGCCTCAAGCTGCAATGTCAATGAAGCAAGGCAACTGGGATCGCAAAAAG TTCATGGGTGCAGAGCTGTATGGCAAGGTACTTGGAATAGTTGGACTTGGAAGAATAGGAAAGGAGGTCGCCTCAAGAATGCAGTCGTTTGGCATGAAG ACTATTGGCTATGATCCAATCACTCCTCCAGAGGTCACAGCCAGCTGGGGGGTGGAGCAGATGTCTCTGGAGCAGCTTTGGCCCCAGTGTGACTATATTACTGTCCACACTCCGCTAATGCCCTCTACTGTTG GTCTGCTCAGCGATGAAACATTTGCTAGATGCAAGAAAGGAGTGAAGGTCGTGAACTGCGCACGAGGGGGTATCATCGACGAGGAGGCTCTCCTCAGAGCGTTGGAGTCTGGACAGTGTGGAGGCGCAGGGCTTGATGTCTTTGTTGAG GAGCCTCCTAAGAACCGTGCATTGGTCGACCATCCTAATGTCATCAGCTGTCCTCACCTGGGAGCCAGTACGAAGGAGGCTCAAGCTCGCTGTGGGGAGGACATCGCTCTGCAGATTGTGGACATGGTGCAGGGCAAGAAGCTGGTCGGAGCA GTAAATGCACAGGTTTTGGCCAGCACGTTCTCCCAGGAATCTCACCAACTGATCAAACTCGGAGAAGCTGTCGGAGCTGTGCTGCAGTCATGCTCCGCCTCCAATAAACCATGCAGCCAGGTCGAAATTACTACTCTAG GGGATTGCATGAAGTCCTCCACCGGTTACATGACTTCATCGGTGCTGGTCGGACTGCTGAATCATGGATCTGGATGTTGCCCGAACCTCGTCAATGTACTGAGCCTAGCTAAGGAGTCTGGAATCACG GTAAACCACACCCACTGTAAGTCTGACGGGGCTGCCAGCGGTGTGTGTAAGGTGGAGATTGTGGCCAGTGGCACCAGCTACAAAGCTAGTGGTTCAGTTCAAGGTGGCGTGCCAGTCCTACTGGGGCTGAGTGACAGTGTGTTCAGACAGCCAGTCTCTCTTACTGGAAACCTGCTGTTCATCAAGGCCTCTGCAAACCCTCAGCTGCTGTCATCAGTGGCTG GACTGCTTGCCACAGAGGGAGTGGAGATTGAGTCCTTCAGCGCTCCTGCAGACCGCAGTGGGGATCTGTGGTATTGCGTGGGGGTGTCCTCCCTCCTGCGAGACCTCAGCGCCTTGCAGTCTTTGGTTAAGGAGGCGGCACAGCTCGCCATTTAA